Proteins encoded within one genomic window of Etheostoma cragini isolate CJK2018 chromosome 21, CSU_Ecrag_1.0, whole genome shotgun sequence:
- the tex2l gene encoding testis-expressed protein 2: MAELGTNGERSEDKGPAVGLSPVGGAKRHRGIVIQLTRTEGEWNSLDDSELIFSIDHDDDYPSISLSKEKQFSVEDERKLQSQAFHVPLSPSSPESLGSASGPSFLSPGTSSPTHRPLSSLVKSLSTELELKEGSTLSPRPLLSLVKSISTEISRSEPEVSQSKSDSRLNLHLWKQLTQTKNRGTGDSRTAPPSPSSHSPSGDSLKGSFFKMELEDTKRKLSEAMHEPLSSMFSKIMREENPGSPKQQCKSHGAHHVSSRALGHEGSMDTVLSESPVRDTRKADVDVLPVFDWPSVRQPGSTHCGPCPVHQNRQHHNHEELEIRTDNDVMQVLAVERLPTLTAPLVRTSPLSQHPHPLPRISLFCVAVLSYGYFILPLSPYFSGMALGLALGFLLGLLLIRMGSCRTRRSALPCRPQTLLGEVILTGGTVSTESDTLKGWMNEIHDYDPETYHPALTHSVFAALEGSCLRLDSPRNNISRRATYDERVHETTFVKSRSFQLAKSKVSLLPSLLARKRMWNPKYPICIQLAGTETTDEGGRSEGSRSEEPGAEPASPQQSSSKYVHDLPTTLYLFGRTGREKEEWFRHFLFASLETERDKERDRQKPGRCVSRLGDPALAPSVNVQGNVPSSRGSSCEDDAPFTPPVPCIPAAPVSQTSSSTGGLSLLDYPGYMARLLATEQFTPLSRSGASSTATSPTINENCTCGLAEHPGTSQTAWANALIGRIFWDFLREKHWADVVSHKIQKKLSKIRLPYFMNELTLTELDMGGSMPQITTTSRPEVNHRGLWVEMQLVYTGALQMTLQTKFNLSKLGKEAGQAADCTAETGSPRCRPIFSVLADSDEESSSAGSSDEEELLLSETQGPVGEKGSTPPTDGTGGGKTGRKILRFVDKIAKSKCFQKATENEFIKKKFEEMSNTPLLLTVEVQELSGALVVNIPPPPTDRIWYSFCVPPKLDLHVRPKLGEREVTFCHVTEWIEKKLQDEFQKVFVLPNMDDIYIPLMHSGVDSPQASQPLSTQSRRSQNSSTESIERIPPEVPGAEPH, from the exons ATGGCAGAGCTTGGAACAAATGGGGAAAGAAGTGAGGACAAAGGCCCGGCGGTCGGCCTCTCCCCAGTGGGTGGGGCCAAGAGGCATCGAGGGATTGTAATACAACTGACCAGGACAGAGGGAGAGTGGAACAGTCTGGACGACAGTGAACTCATCTTCTCCATCGACCATGATGACGACTATCCCTCCATATCTCTCTCTAAGGAAAAGCAGTTTTCTGTTGAGGATGAAAGAAAGTTGCAGTCCCAAGCTTTCCATGTCCCGCTTTCGCCCTCGTCCCCTGAATCGTTGGGCTCCGCCAGTGGCCCCAGCTTCCTCTCCCCGGGCACTTCCTCACCCACCCACCGACCCCTCTCTAGCCTGGTCAAGTCTCTCTCCACAGAGCTGGAGCTTAAAGAAGGCTCTACCCTCAGTCCTAGGCCCCTTCTCAGCCTTGTAAAGTCCATCTCCACGGAGATCTCCCGCTCAGAACCCGAAGTGTCTCAGTCAAAATCAGACTCCCGCCTCAACCTCCACCTGTGGAAGCAGCTCACTCAAACAAAGAATCGCGGTACTGGGGACTCTCGTACCGCACCCCCTTCTCCGAGCTCACACTCCCCTAGTGGAGACAGTCTGAAAGGGAGCTTCTTTAAAATGGAGTTAGAGGACACCAAGAGGAAGCTCTCGGAGGCCATGCACGAGCCTCTGAGCAGCATGTTCAGTAAGATCATGAGAGAGGAGAACCCAGGCAGTCCCAAACAACAGTGTAAGAGCCATGGGGCTCATCATGTTAGCTCCAGAGCGTTGGGGCATGAAGGTAGCATGGACACGGTTCTCTCTGAGTCTCCTGTGAGGGACACTAGAAAAGCAGACGTGGATGTTTTGCCTGTGTTTGACTGGCCTTCTGTCAGACAACCAGGGAGCACCCACTGTGGCCCCTGCCCTGTGCATCAAAACAGACAACATCACAACCATGAGGAACTGGAAATACGTACAGACAATGACGTGATGCAAGTGTTAGCCGTGGAGCGATTACCTACCCTTACAGCGCCCCTGGTTAGAACTTCCCCCCTTTCTCAACACCCTCATCCTCTGCCACGCATTAGTTTATTCTGCGTGGCAGTGCTGTCCTATGGCTATTTCATCCTACCTCTCAGTCCATACTTCTCTGGCATGGCTCTGGGATTAGCACTGGGCTTCTTGTTAGGACTGTTGCTCATTAGGATGGGTTCCTGCAGGACTCGCCGCTCAGCTCTTCCATGCAGACCACAGACTCTGTTAGGTGAAGTCATTCTGACAGGTGGCACTGTCAGCACTGAGTCTGACACCCTCAAG GGCTGGATGAATGAGATACATGATTACGACCCAGAAACCTACCATCCAGCTCTGACTCACTCCGTGTTTGCTGCCCTGGAGGGTTCTTGTCTCCGACTGGACTCCCCGCGCAACAACATCAGCCGCAGGGCCACGTACGATGAGAGAGTCCACGagaccacctttgtcaagtCACGCTCCTTTCAGCTCGCAAAGAGCAAA GTATCCCTGCTGCCATCTCTGTTGGCTCGGAAGCGGATGTGGAACCCAAAGTATCCCATCTGCATCCAACTGGCCGGGACAGAGACCACAGATGAGGGAGGAAGGTCGGAGGGGAGTCGGAGCGAGGAGCCGGGAGCTGAACCTGCAAGTCCACAACAAAGTTCCTCCAAATACGTCCACGACCTTCCCACCACTCTTTACCTCTTCGGCCgcacaggaagagagaaagaagagtggTTtcgtcacttcctgtttgcatctttggagacagagagggacaaggagagggacagacagaagCCTGGCAGATGTGTGTCCAGATTGG GTGACCCAGCCTTGGCACCGAGCGTCAATGTCCAGGGTAATGTCCCAAGCAGCAGAGGCTCCAGCTGTGAAGACGACGCCCCCTTCACACCTCCGGTCCCCTGCATACCTGCAGCTCCTGTGAGTCAGACCTCCAGTAGCACCGGGGGCCTTTCCCTGCTGGACTACCCCGGATACATGGCTCGCCTCCTGGCCACTGAGCAGTTCACCCCCCTCTCCAGATCTGGAGCCAGCAGCACGGCAACAAGCCCCACTATCAATGAAAAT TGTACCTGTGGTCTAGCAGAGCACCCTGGGACAAGCCAGACTGCGTGGGCTAACGCTCTAATTGGTCGAATCTTCTGGGACTTCTTGCGAGAGAAGCACTGGGCCGATGTGGTTTCCCACAAGATCCAGAAGAAGCTGAGTAAAATCAGA CTGCCTTACTTTATGAATGAGCTGACTCTGACTGAGTTGGATATGGGCGGCTCCATGCCACAAATCACCACTACCTCCAGACCAGAGGTCAACCACAGAG GCCTGTGGGTGGAGATGCAGCTGGTCTACACTGGTGCCCTGCAGATGACCCTGCAGACAAAGTTCAACCTGTCCAAGCTGGGTAAGGAAGCCGGTCAGGCTGCAGACTGTACGGCTGAAACCGGTAGCCCACG CTGCAGGCCCATCTTCAGCGTGTTGGCAGACAGTGATGAGGAGTCCTCCAGCGCTGGGTCATCTGATGAGGAAGAGCTGCTTCTCTCTGAGACTCAGGGTCCCGTGGGGGAGAAGGGATCCACGCCACCTACCGATGG CACAGGGGGTGGAAAGACTGGACGGAAGATTTTGAGATTTGTGGACAAAATCGCTAAATCCAAGTGTTTCCAGAAGGCGACAGAGAATGAGTTCATTAAAAAGAAGTTTGAGGAGATGTCCAACACGCCTCTGCTGCTCACTGTGGAGGTTCAAGAGCTGTCAGGGGCTCTGGTGGTCAACATCCCACCGCCCCCTACAGACCGGATATG GTACAGCTTCTGCGTGCCCCCCAAGCTGGATCTGCACGTCCGTCCCAAACTAGGGGAGCGGGAGGTGACTTTTTGTCATGTAACCGAGTGGATTGAAAAGAAACTGCAGGATGAGTTCCag AAAGTGTTTGTACTGCCGAACATGGACGACATCTACATACCCCTGATGCATTCTGGGGTGGACAGCCCTCAAGCCTCCCAGCCCCTGTCCACTCAGTCCCGACGCTCCCAAAACTCCTCCACGGAGTCCATAGAGAGGATCCCACCCGAGGTCCCTGGGGCAGAACCACACTAG